A region of Planktomarina temperata RCA23 DNA encodes the following proteins:
- a CDS encoding LysR family transcriptional regulator codes for MQLDGLPPLNWLRAFETSARHLSFTLAASELNLTQSAVSQHVRSLESFLGRDLFLRKTRAIELTEAGANYLPVVREAFQMLASGTRAFTGGDRGRTLTLHCNMAFSVHWLAPRLKRLYAAHPWIVLNIVTPIWDPERQAANAQVEIRFGRPEDMSPAAQQLTKERFFPVCAPSYQEGEIDLETAVLLDCAGMTGSWGTWFKSQNQPFDRDGSVTLVSTFVIAIQAALHGAGITMVHDTLAEDLLADGRVIQPFDHCPPLTEAYFLSDPPEHASTPASRAFSAWLNSELVGTM; via the coding sequence ATGCAGTTGGACGGATTACCACCCTTGAACTGGCTGCGCGCGTTTGAGACCAGCGCGCGTCATCTGTCGTTTACCTTGGCGGCTAGTGAACTCAACCTGACCCAATCCGCGGTAAGCCAGCATGTGCGCAGCCTTGAATCCTTTCTTGGCCGTGACCTGTTTCTGCGCAAAACCCGAGCGATTGAACTCACCGAAGCAGGGGCCAACTATTTGCCTGTAGTGCGAGAAGCGTTCCAAATGCTGGCGAGCGGCACGCGCGCCTTTACAGGAGGCGACCGTGGCCGCACTCTGACGCTTCATTGCAATATGGCGTTCTCAGTGCATTGGCTCGCTCCACGCCTGAAACGCCTTTATGCAGCGCATCCATGGATCGTGCTTAACATCGTTACCCCGATCTGGGATCCCGAAAGGCAGGCTGCAAACGCCCAAGTTGAAATCCGTTTCGGTCGTCCAGAGGACATGTCTCCAGCCGCTCAGCAACTCACCAAAGAGCGGTTCTTTCCAGTTTGTGCGCCAAGCTATCAGGAAGGTGAAATTGACCTTGAAACCGCTGTACTGCTCGACTGCGCGGGGATGACCGGATCTTGGGGCACTTGGTTTAAATCGCAAAACCAGCCATTCGACAGGGATGGTTCTGTGACCCTGGTCTCAACATTCGTGATTGCAATTCAGGCAGCGCTTCACGGTGCTGGAATAACCATGGTCCACGACACACTCGCGGAGGATCTCCTCGCCGATGGTCGGGTCATCCAGCCGTTTGATCATTGTCCACCACTGACAGAGGCCTATTTTCTGTCAGATCCGCCTGAACACGCGTCAACGCCAGCATCGCGCGCCTTTAGCGCCTGGTTGAACAGTGAGCTGGTCGGGACCATGTGA
- a CDS encoding class II aldolase and adducin N-terminal domain-containing protein translates to MLDVQKTANLAYWEERVDMAAAFRWAARLNMHEGVANHFSLAVNEDGTRFLMNPNQKHFARVKASDLLLLDANDPTTMDTPNAPDPTAWGLHGSIHKLCSHARCVMHVHSVHATVLACLADSTLPPIDQNSAIFFNRTMTDHDFAGLAFEEEGLRCADMLGDPNKKVMIMGNHGVLVIGHTVADTFNRLYYFERAAETYIRALQTGKPLRILSDEIAEKTAQELEDYPDQSECHLAELKAILDEEGSNYGS, encoded by the coding sequence ATGCTGGATGTGCAAAAAACCGCAAACCTGGCCTATTGGGAGGAGCGGGTTGATATGGCAGCCGCGTTCCGTTGGGCTGCACGCCTGAACATGCATGAGGGTGTGGCCAACCACTTTAGCCTTGCGGTGAATGAGGATGGCACACGGTTCTTGATGAACCCCAATCAAAAGCACTTCGCGCGCGTCAAAGCCTCTGATCTTCTTCTGCTAGATGCCAACGACCCAACAACAATGGATACGCCCAATGCGCCAGACCCGACCGCCTGGGGGCTGCATGGTTCGATCCATAAACTGTGCTCACATGCGCGCTGTGTCATGCATGTGCATTCGGTCCATGCCACAGTTCTCGCATGTCTCGCAGATAGCACCCTGCCGCCCATTGATCAAAACAGCGCGATCTTTTTCAACCGCACTATGACCGATCACGACTTTGCTGGCCTCGCTTTTGAAGAAGAAGGTCTGCGCTGCGCCGACATGCTCGGCGACCCCAACAAGAAGGTCATGATCATGGGCAACCATGGCGTACTCGTGATCGGTCATACGGTCGCAGATACGTTTAACCGCCTCTACTATTTTGAGCGCGCGGCCGAGACCTATATCCGTGCTCTCCAAACAGGAAAGCCCTTGCGGATCTTATCTGACGAGATTGCTGAAAAGACGGCGCAAGAACTCGAAGACTATCCAGATCAATCCGAGTGCCACCTGGCCGAACTCAAAGCCATCCTCGACGAGGAAGGCTCAAACTACGGGAGCTGA
- a CDS encoding fatty acid desaturase, translating into MPNYVPTNAASSGVKLDKKTLKAIAARTDRPGLIWLGQWVICLALTGALVMMSLGTFWVWPAMLLHGVCLTVPAYAASHETAHGTAFRTRWLNEAVLWVTSLLYMEEPLHRRFTHTNHHTHTWHIGKDSQMPFDTPMGFGAWVAEATGFALLRFHLSVFGLLALGRYTDTLRLVAPEQELPKMTRNARIMIAIYAAVLLAPIFGVWWPFWLYVLPRILGAPVMLLFTLIQHVELQENSPSILESTRSFRTSWLGRFLYMNMNNHVEHHLYPQVPFHALPRLAEAVQDQLPEPDPGFFRTNFEVLLVVFRRSLGRPTKAPTIRQAPHMITEGGPVVRVAQRTM; encoded by the coding sequence ATGCCTAACTACGTCCCTACAAATGCCGCCTCTTCGGGCGTCAAACTTGACAAGAAGACACTAAAGGCGATTGCCGCCCGCACGGACCGACCTGGCCTGATTTGGCTCGGCCAATGGGTCATCTGTCTGGCTTTGACCGGTGCGCTTGTCATGATGTCGCTCGGCACTTTTTGGGTGTGGCCTGCCATGCTGCTGCATGGCGTTTGTCTTACGGTACCAGCCTATGCGGCGAGTCACGAGACCGCCCATGGCACAGCGTTCCGGACGCGTTGGCTAAATGAAGCCGTGCTTTGGGTGACTTCGCTGCTTTACATGGAGGAGCCCCTGCACCGGCGTTTCACACACACCAATCACCACACGCATACGTGGCACATCGGCAAGGATAGTCAAATGCCGTTTGACACCCCTATGGGCTTTGGCGCCTGGGTGGCAGAGGCTACAGGCTTTGCATTGCTACGCTTTCATTTGTCCGTATTCGGGCTTTTGGCGTTGGGGCGATATACCGACACCCTGCGCCTGGTCGCGCCGGAGCAGGAATTACCCAAGATGACCCGCAACGCGCGGATCATGATCGCAATTTATGCAGCGGTGTTGCTGGCGCCAATCTTTGGAGTCTGGTGGCCCTTCTGGTTATATGTTCTGCCGCGTATCCTGGGCGCACCCGTCATGCTGCTCTTCACACTGATCCAGCATGTCGAACTGCAGGAAAACTCGCCATCAATCCTGGAAAGCACGCGGTCCTTCCGGACAAGCTGGCTTGGACGGTTTCTGTACATGAACATGAACAACCACGTTGAACATCACCTCTATCCACAGGTGCCGTTTCACGCCCTGCCGCGGTTAGCCGAGGCAGTACAGGATCAACTACCAGAGCCGGACCCTGGCTTCTTCCGAACCAATTTCGAGGTGCTGCTGGTGGTGTTTCGCCGGTCATTGGGGCGGCCCACCAAGGCGCCAACCATCCGGCAAGCGCCCCATATGATCACAGAAGGCGGCCCGGTGGTCCGCGTGGCCCAAAGGACCATGTAA
- a CDS encoding 3-methyl-2-oxobutanoate hydroxymethyltransferase, with translation MKRIYDFGRNPAQRNYTVTDLKALKGSDRKLSMSNPADRDQITACVDAGIDLFVVGTDQMEDVRELAPTHFAGAGSTWAQFGSDDEIVAHAFEAMRRGADMYYTLRSFDVMECMAREGIPVQSHIGLIPTFSHHYGGLRAFGRTSEEAMQVWERLKRMEDVGVFAVEVECLAEEVLLAINDKTSVVTFSLGSGMGGDAIFSFVADVCGEASEEEKPPKHAHAFGDVGRLHKQIHEERVAALGEFHREVVDGNFPYAPTNIGMKPDEKDKFLDALEGWTPTHQ, from the coding sequence ATGAAACGCATCTATGATTTCGGCCGCAACCCCGCACAGCGGAACTATACTGTGACAGACCTGAAGGCCCTTAAAGGGTCGGACCGCAAACTTTCGATGTCGAACCCCGCAGATCGCGACCAGATCACAGCGTGCGTCGATGCTGGGATCGATCTGTTCGTAGTTGGCACGGATCAGATGGAAGACGTGCGCGAGCTTGCCCCGACACACTTCGCCGGAGCGGGTTCCACTTGGGCGCAGTTTGGCTCTGATGACGAGATTGTGGCTCATGCCTTTGAGGCTATGCGTCGCGGTGCGGACATGTATTACACGCTGCGCTCGTTCGATGTGATGGAATGCATGGCGCGCGAAGGGATTCCCGTGCAAAGCCACATCGGCCTAATACCGACATTCAGCCATCATTACGGCGGTCTGCGCGCCTTTGGGCGGACCTCTGAGGAGGCGATGCAGGTCTGGGAGAGGTTGAAGCGCATGGAAGATGTAGGCGTCTTTGCCGTCGAAGTGGAATGCCTGGCGGAAGAGGTGCTCCTTGCCATTAACGACAAGACGTCCGTGGTGACGTTCTCTCTTGGCTCCGGCATGGGCGGTGACGCGATCTTTTCTTTTGTGGCCGATGTCTGCGGCGAGGCAAGCGAAGAAGAAAAACCCCCGAAGCATGCCCATGCCTTTGGCGATGTAGGCCGTCTGCACAAACAGATTCACGAAGAACGTGTGGCAGCCCTTGGCGAGTTTCACCGCGAGGTAGTTGATGGGAACTTTCCCTATGCACCCACCAATATCGGGATGAAACCAGATGAGAAGGACAAGTTCCTCGACGCCCTCGAGGGCTGGACGCCGACCCACCAATGA
- a CDS encoding non-heme iron oxygenase ferredoxin subunit: protein MSQWIDACAPEDIDEEDLIAWDHNGQKIAIYNTEKGFFATDLMCTHEEQSLEDGLVIDCVIECPLHGGRFDICSGKALSSPVTVDLKTYPVELRDGRIWVQV, encoded by the coding sequence ATGAGCCAATGGATAGACGCCTGCGCGCCCGAAGACATTGACGAAGAAGACCTCATCGCATGGGACCACAATGGCCAAAAGATCGCGATTTACAACACAGAAAAAGGATTCTTTGCTACCGATCTGATGTGCACCCATGAGGAACAGAGCCTAGAGGATGGGCTGGTTATCGACTGCGTGATCGAATGCCCCCTTCATGGCGGTCGGTTCGACATATGTAGCGGCAAAGCTTTGTCCTCGCCCGTAACTGTCGACCTCAAGACCTATCCGGTCGAACTGCGCGACGGCCGCATCTGGGTTCAGGTCTAG
- a CDS encoding helix-turn-helix domain-containing protein has translation MTEFGENLRWLCGLRKSVSFVARELGINRQQFGRYVNNKSYPNTHNLIAICDYFNVQAADFELPHIEFSQKYRKVSLLKQGPAQRTLEFPLDAYFRQSSRLLERFRGDYLIYFNTKTWPDHYMIAFCRVFSREDSTFLRYIIRGREPLLGNRILFKGGGQAAKFEHNVFIQSYSKPLAGPLVSEIISIRDWKHTDLLPSRMMSTHIDTNEILYKARLWRRLGLGTDLRAGLKASGLVRKTSPRVSTMIRDILEGPNFQVHTV, from the coding sequence ATGACTGAATTTGGCGAGAATCTGAGATGGCTCTGCGGTCTGCGGAAATCTGTATCCTTTGTTGCCCGCGAATTGGGGATAAACCGTCAGCAATTCGGGCGCTATGTGAACAATAAGTCCTATCCCAATACCCATAATTTGATCGCCATTTGTGATTATTTCAATGTGCAAGCCGCAGATTTTGAGTTGCCGCACATCGAATTTTCTCAGAAATATCGCAAGGTGTCTTTGCTCAAACAGGGGCCTGCGCAGCGAACCTTGGAGTTTCCACTGGATGCTTATTTTCGCCAGTCGTCGCGCCTTTTAGAACGGTTTCGCGGAGATTATTTAATATATTTCAACACGAAGACCTGGCCGGATCACTATATGATTGCATTTTGTCGCGTGTTTTCGCGTGAGGATTCAACCTTTTTGCGCTACATCATCCGAGGGCGCGAACCGCTTTTGGGCAATCGAATATTGTTCAAAGGTGGCGGGCAGGCGGCGAAGTTTGAACATAACGTATTTATTCAGTCCTATTCAAAACCCTTGGCTGGGCCTTTGGTGTCGGAGATCATTTCAATTCGGGACTGGAAGCATACGGATCTGCTCCCGAGCCGCATGATGTCGACCCATATAGATACAAATGAAATCCTATATAAAGCGCGCCTCTGGCGCCGCCTTGGACTTGGCACAGATCTTAGGGCGGGGCTAAAAGCCAGCGGCTTGGTCCGAAAGACATCACCGCGCGTCTCCACTATGATTCGCGACATACTGGAGGGTCCAAATTTTCAGGTCCACACTGTTTGA
- the speB gene encoding agmatinase, with protein sequence MSDHGYEAGRLNLPFVGISTFGKRPYVADWDAIEADVAILGAPFDFGTQWRPGARFGPRAVREASTLFSFGHAGAYDHEDDATYLASDVRIVDLGDADIIHTKTDESHANIEFGVRKILAAGALPVVIGGDHSINIPCINAFSEQEPVHVVQIDAHLDFVDSRHGVTAGHGNPMRRAIEKPWVCGMTQLGIRNVSSTAKEGYDDARARGSDILSVRQVRALGLEAVLARIPAGARYYVTIDIDAFCPSIAPGTGTPSHGGFLYYDVLEILQGLAQRGHVAGIDLVEVAPAYDPTDSTQILAAQLLLNFIGFIFHQRR encoded by the coding sequence ATGTCAGATCATGGTTATGAAGCCGGGCGGCTGAACTTGCCTTTTGTTGGAATTTCCACCTTTGGCAAACGCCCCTATGTCGCAGATTGGGATGCGATTGAGGCCGATGTGGCAATTTTGGGTGCTCCCTTCGATTTTGGCACCCAATGGCGCCCCGGTGCGCGCTTCGGTCCGCGCGCAGTCCGCGAAGCCTCAACTCTATTTTCTTTCGGTCATGCCGGTGCCTATGACCATGAGGATGACGCGACATACCTCGCAAGCGATGTGCGTATCGTTGATTTGGGTGATGCCGATATCATCCATACGAAAACGGATGAAAGCCATGCCAATATTGAATTTGGTGTGCGCAAGATTTTGGCCGCCGGCGCGCTGCCAGTGGTGATCGGCGGGGATCATTCCATCAATATCCCCTGCATCAACGCCTTTTCCGAGCAAGAGCCCGTGCATGTGGTTCAGATTGACGCCCATTTGGATTTTGTGGACAGCCGTCATGGGGTGACTGCGGGCCATGGCAATCCCATGCGCCGCGCAATTGAAAAACCATGGGTCTGTGGCATGACACAGCTGGGCATTCGCAACGTCAGCTCCACCGCGAAAGAAGGCTATGATGACGCAAGGGCCCGCGGGTCTGACATCCTGTCGGTGCGGCAAGTGCGAGCATTAGGGCTTGAGGCCGTGCTGGCGCGAATCCCCGCCGGAGCGCGCTATTATGTCACCATCGATATCGACGCCTTCTGCCCCTCCATCGCCCCGGGCACCGGCACGCCAAGCCATGGCGGGTTTCTCTATTACGACGTGTTGGAAATTTTACAGGGTCTGGCCCAGCGCGGGCATGTCGCCGGGATTGATCTGGTTGAAGTGGCACCGGCCTATGACCCAACGGACAGCACACAAATTCTGGCAGCGCAATTGCTCTTGAATTTCATCGGCTTTATTTTTCACCAAAGGCGATGA
- a CDS encoding sugar phosphate isomerase/epimerase family protein: MTQTLKTFTSLWAMQPHDQTGIKLPYEQVCEMVAEAGYDGMAIDLGAGDVAQAHEVRPHMERYGLTPLIVAFPKSVESLRETLVMAKDFGSPFVDVIGQVMPLSVDGMIPVIRQWMDMADEIGVPVQFETHRNCITNDLYSTLCLLDAIPEMRICADLSHYVVDREFWFPLSERDMGLISRILQRSDSFQGRVASRQQIQLQLDFPQHQKWVELFKGWWREGMQDWRARAEGDCIFLCELGPPEYAMTDAQGREMSNRWEEALQIKAWVAEIWQELGGDR, translated from the coding sequence ATGACACAGACTCTCAAAACCTTCACCAGCCTTTGGGCCATGCAGCCGCACGATCAAACAGGGATTAAACTGCCCTATGAGCAGGTCTGCGAAATGGTGGCCGAGGCCGGTTACGACGGGATGGCGATTGATCTGGGGGCCGGTGATGTGGCGCAAGCCCATGAGGTAAGGCCGCATATGGAGCGTTATGGCCTAACGCCTTTGATCGTTGCCTTTCCCAAGAGTGTTGAAAGCCTGCGCGAAACGCTGGTGATGGCAAAGGATTTTGGCAGCCCTTTCGTGGATGTGATTGGTCAGGTGATGCCACTTAGCGTTGATGGGATGATCCCCGTGATCCGGCAATGGATGGATATGGCCGATGAGATTGGCGTTCCCGTACAATTTGAAACCCACCGCAATTGCATCACCAATGATCTTTATTCCACACTTTGCCTGCTTGATGCCATCCCGGAGATGCGGATATGTGCGGACTTGAGCCACTATGTGGTGGACCGCGAATTTTGGTTTCCTCTTTCGGAACGTGACATGGGATTGATCAGCCGCATTTTGCAGCGCTCAGACAGTTTTCAAGGCCGGGTGGCCAGTCGTCAGCAAATTCAACTGCAATTGGATTTTCCGCAGCACCAAAAATGGGTTGAACTGTTCAAAGGCTGGTGGCGCGAAGGGATGCAAGATTGGCGTGCGCGCGCGGAGGGTGATTGCATCTTCCTATGCGAGCTTGGCCCGCCAGAATATGCGATGACCGATGCTCAGGGGCGCGAGATGTCCAACCGCTGGGAAGAGGCTTTGCAGATTAAAGCTTGGGTCGCAGAGATTTGGCAAGAGCTCGGCGGCGATCGTTAA